A stretch of the Streptococcus himalayensis genome encodes the following:
- a CDS encoding DUF2815 family protein, translated as MTTKVITGPNTRFSYLNANEPKSINGSTPKYSASLIIPKDDSETVDKIKAAIELAYKEGESKLKGNGKTVPALSILKTPLRDGDLERPDDEAYRNAYFVNANSPHKPGIVDGNRQEIIDTSELYSGIYGRASITFYAFNSNGNKGIACGLNNLQKLRDGEPLGGRTRAEDDFATEDDDDFLN; from the coding sequence ATGACAACTAAAGTAATTACAGGACCAAACACTCGCTTCAGCTACTTAAATGCCAACGAACCAAAATCTATCAATGGTAGCACTCCCAAGTACAGTGCCTCACTCATCATTCCAAAAGATGATAGTGAGACTGTCGATAAAATCAAAGCTGCCATTGAGCTTGCCTATAAGGAAGGCGAATCAAAACTCAAAGGTAACGGAAAAACAGTACCAGCACTGTCTATCCTTAAAACACCTCTACGTGATGGGGACTTAGAACGTCCTGATGATGAAGCCTATCGCAATGCCTATTTCGTTAATGCCAACTCGCCACATAAGCCTGGAATCGTTGATGGCAACCGCCAAGAAATTATCGATACGTCTGAACTCTACTCAGGTATCTATGGGCGTGCATCCATCACTTTCTACGCTTTTAACTCCAATGGTAATAAGGGGATTGCCTGTGGGTTGAACAACCTCCAAAAACTCCGTGATGGAGAGCCACTCGGTGGACGAACTCGTGCAGAGGACGACTTTGCGACAGAAGATGATGATGATTTTTTGAACTAA
- a CDS encoding DEAD/DEAH box helicase — protein MKLTLHNYQVVAKDFIIGHPNAAVILDMGMGKTATTLSAVNELMFDRFEVTKVLVIAPLRVANTVWSDEIEQWTELRHLRYSKIVGTPKQRKVALQKDADIYIVNRENLPWLVEQCSPYFKWDMVVIDELSSFKSWQSKRFKAFMAMRPYMKRIVGLTGTPSSNGLMDLFAEFKVIDGGERLGRFIGEFRSRYFEEGRRNGNIVYEYIPMDYAECQIQDKISDITISMKALDYLDMPELISTKKLVRMTEKEKEKYSQFKKEYVLSELDGLDVTAANAASLTNKLVQLSNGAVYSDDHTVVALHEQKLDALEDILESANGEPVLVAYWFKHDLARIIGRLEKLKVKSRLLKTEEDIREWNKGNVPVGLLHPAGAGHGLNLQKGGHHLVWFGLTWSLELYQQTNARLWRQGQEAETVVIQHIVTEGTIDEEILKALENKDAQQERLIEAVKAQVGGKYG, from the coding sequence ATGAAATTGACATTACATAACTATCAGGTAGTCGCCAAGGACTTCATCATAGGTCACCCTAATGCAGCAGTCATCTTAGACATGGGGATGGGGAAAACAGCTACAACTTTGTCTGCAGTAAATGAGCTGATGTTTGACCGATTTGAGGTCACTAAGGTTTTGGTTATTGCCCCACTTCGAGTTGCAAATACTGTTTGGAGTGATGAGATTGAGCAATGGACAGAGTTACGGCACTTACGGTATTCGAAAATTGTGGGAACACCAAAGCAACGAAAAGTAGCTCTTCAGAAAGATGCGGACATCTACATTGTCAATCGTGAAAACCTCCCTTGGTTGGTGGAACAATGTAGTCCCTATTTCAAGTGGGATATGGTAGTGATTGATGAATTGAGTTCTTTCAAGTCTTGGCAGTCCAAACGTTTCAAAGCCTTTATGGCAATGCGTCCTTACATGAAACGCATTGTTGGGCTGACTGGAACACCAAGCTCAAATGGACTTATGGACTTGTTCGCAGAGTTTAAAGTCATTGACGGAGGGGAACGCCTTGGTCGATTCATTGGTGAGTTTCGTAGTCGCTACTTTGAAGAGGGGCGTCGCAACGGAAACATTGTCTATGAATACATCCCCATGGATTATGCGGAGTGTCAAATTCAGGACAAGATTAGTGATATTACCATTTCCATGAAGGCCCTAGATTATCTGGATATGCCTGAATTGATTTCAACCAAGAAACTGGTGCGTATGACAGAAAAGGAAAAAGAAAAGTACAGTCAGTTTAAGAAAGAGTATGTTTTGTCAGAGTTAGACGGACTAGATGTAACTGCCGCAAATGCTGCAAGCCTTACGAACAAGTTAGTTCAGTTGTCCAATGGAGCTGTATATTCTGATGATCATACGGTTGTGGCATTACATGAACAGAAACTAGATGCCCTTGAAGATATCCTTGAATCCGCAAATGGAGAACCTGTCTTAGTTGCCTATTGGTTCAAACATGACTTAGCTCGGATTATTGGTCGTTTAGAAAAACTCAAGGTAAAGAGTAGGTTGTTGAAAACTGAAGAAGATATTCGTGAGTGGAACAAGGGAAATGTCCCAGTTGGCTTACTTCATCCAGCTGGAGCTGGTCATGGGTTGAACCTTCAAAAAGGCGGTCACCACTTGGTCTGGTTTGGATTAACGTGGTCATTGGAATTATACCAACAAACAAATGCACGACTTTGGCGTCAAGGTCAGGAGGCTGAGACAGTTGTTATCCAACACATTGTGACTGAAGGAACGATTGATGAGGAAATCCTCAAAGCACTAGAAAACAAAGATGCACAACAAGAACGGCTGATTGAAGCTGTTAAAGCACAAGTAGGAGGAAAATATGGATAA
- a CDS encoding DUF6900 domain-containing protein, translating into MTKRQQEKLNALLTEIAKEELLVETLEKRWSDNLDFYDVSVWGIKRALERAYEAGRQSVK; encoded by the coding sequence ATGACAAAACGCCAACAAGAAAAACTCAATGCCCTTTTAACAGAGATTGCTAAAGAAGAACTACTTGTTGAAACTTTGGAAAAACGTTGGAGCGACAACCTCGATTTCTACGATGTTTCGGTTTGGGGAATCAAGAGAGCATTGGAGAGAGCCTACGAAGCAGGCCGACAATCAGTAAAATAA
- a CDS encoding VRR-NUC domain-containing protein, whose product MREKCVEQALVKSVKARGGICPKWVSPSFSGVPDRLVFLPKGKFGLVEVKAPNQKPRMLQVSRHKLFERLDFKVYVIDRIEMIGEVLDEIDIT is encoded by the coding sequence ATGAGAGAAAAGTGCGTTGAGCAAGCCTTGGTGAAGTCTGTGAAAGCTAGAGGAGGCATTTGTCCTAAGTGGGTATCGCCATCTTTTTCTGGTGTGCCAGATCGCTTGGTGTTTTTACCCAAAGGCAAGTTTGGCTTGGTGGAAGTAAAAGCTCCTAACCAAAAGCCAAGGATGTTACAAGTGTCAAGACATAAACTGTTCGAGCGGTTAGACTTTAAGGTTTATGTGATTGACCGCATTGAGATGATTGGAGAGGTGCTAGATGAAATTGACATTACATAA
- a CDS encoding phage/plasmid primase, P4 family, whose protein sequence is MQFTLSHSGQTGVQTTTVYPNQVTITDEISIQTVAQFDHVAGLFLNNTRSNTNFIQSDVLVMDIDNDHSENSDEWITVERLKEIFSDYNFALVTSRSHMQAKAGKAPRPKYHIYFQINEVTAKDVYIAMKEELCNQYKFFDDNAKDAARFFFGNPNAQVIWHDSWLTIDEDLFQAVSIEDEEDFDADFYTPPSGPIQQGSRNSTMSVFAAKILKRFGVSQEARDGFDEQAQKCVPPLDKAELDTIWGSAVRFYNRTIKTSKGYVAPDAFNRETLKPDDYSDVGEAGVLAREYANKLAYTNATDYLYYDGTHWRENKQLALGAVVHFTDAQLAEANALLETAEKQLQSSGIDELTIKAGGKRLENAVETPLQLKYLKAYLAAKEFHKFVMKHRDYKNLMAVYNTAKPMLSVELSELDSDDLLLNTPEATYNLRKGINGQQEHNPEDYITKMTAVSPSDQGIGLWQETLATFFCNDQELIDYVQEIIGMAAIGKVYQEHMIIAYGGGANGKSTFWNTIARVLGSYSGKLSADALTMSNKRNVSPELAELKGKRLVIASEMAEGMRLNTAVVKQITSTDEIQAEKKYKDPFHFVPSHTLVLYTNHLPKVGANDDGTWRRLVVIPFNAKITGRSDIKNFADHLYDHAAPAILSWIIEGAEKAIKANFKTKVPTAVSSSVKAYREANDWLGHFLSDCCQVGDQLTEKSGELYSQYRAYCAKNMEYTRSTTDFYSALDQAGFKRKRTSKGNFILGLKLVDDGYDFLD, encoded by the coding sequence ATGCAATTTACCTTATCTCATTCTGGACAGACTGGGGTTCAGACAACCACGGTTTATCCCAATCAAGTAACTATTACTGATGAAATATCGATACAAACTGTTGCGCAATTTGACCATGTGGCAGGGCTGTTTTTAAACAATACACGCTCAAATACCAATTTCATCCAGTCGGACGTCTTGGTCATGGATATTGATAATGACCATTCTGAAAATTCAGATGAGTGGATAACTGTAGAGCGATTAAAAGAAATTTTTTCGGATTATAACTTTGCCTTGGTAACTAGTCGAAGTCATATGCAGGCAAAGGCAGGAAAAGCTCCAAGACCCAAATATCATATCTACTTCCAAATCAATGAGGTAACTGCTAAAGATGTCTACATAGCTATGAAGGAAGAACTCTGTAATCAATACAAGTTTTTTGATGATAATGCCAAGGATGCGGCAAGGTTCTTCTTTGGAAATCCTAATGCACAGGTTATATGGCATGATTCATGGCTAACTATTGATGAAGATTTGTTTCAAGCTGTTTCTATTGAAGACGAGGAAGATTTCGATGCAGACTTCTATACTCCTCCAAGTGGACCAATTCAGCAAGGAAGTCGTAATTCAACGATGTCTGTCTTTGCAGCAAAGATTCTCAAACGGTTTGGCGTGAGCCAAGAAGCTAGGGATGGTTTTGATGAGCAGGCTCAGAAATGTGTACCGCCACTTGATAAAGCAGAGTTAGATACCATCTGGGGTAGTGCTGTGCGATTCTACAACAGAACTATAAAAACATCTAAAGGCTACGTGGCTCCTGATGCTTTCAATAGAGAAACATTAAAACCAGATGATTACTCTGATGTTGGAGAAGCGGGAGTTCTTGCAAGAGAGTATGCCAATAAGCTGGCTTACACCAATGCGACAGACTATCTCTACTACGATGGGACGCACTGGCGTGAGAATAAGCAGCTAGCATTAGGGGCAGTTGTACACTTTACCGATGCTCAACTTGCTGAAGCGAATGCACTCCTGGAAACTGCAGAAAAACAACTTCAGTCTTCAGGTATTGATGAATTGACCATTAAGGCTGGAGGAAAGCGTCTAGAAAATGCAGTCGAAACTCCACTTCAATTGAAATATTTAAAAGCCTACCTAGCAGCTAAAGAGTTTCATAAATTTGTTATGAAACATCGTGACTATAAGAATTTGATGGCTGTCTATAATACAGCTAAGCCAATGCTTTCAGTAGAATTGTCAGAATTAGATAGTGATGACTTATTACTCAATACCCCAGAGGCTACCTATAATTTACGAAAAGGGATAAATGGGCAACAAGAGCACAATCCTGAAGATTATATAACTAAAATGACAGCAGTCTCTCCTAGTGATCAGGGAATTGGATTATGGCAGGAAACTTTAGCTACCTTTTTCTGTAACGACCAAGAATTAATTGATTATGTTCAAGAAATTATTGGTATGGCAGCTATTGGGAAGGTCTATCAAGAACATATGATTATTGCCTACGGTGGTGGAGCGAACGGAAAGTCTACCTTTTGGAATACCATTGCTCGTGTGCTAGGTAGCTACTCTGGAAAATTATCCGCAGATGCCTTAACCATGTCAAACAAGCGAAATGTCAGTCCTGAGCTTGCTGAGCTTAAAGGAAAACGACTGGTCATTGCTTCTGAGATGGCAGAAGGGATGCGACTTAATACGGCTGTTGTTAAGCAGATTACATCTACAGATGAAATCCAAGCTGAGAAAAAGTACAAGGATCCTTTTCACTTTGTACCATCACATACGCTGGTTCTTTACACCAACCATCTGCCAAAAGTAGGAGCGAACGATGATGGAACGTGGCGACGTTTGGTTGTTATTCCTTTTAACGCTAAAATCACAGGTCGCTCTGATATCAAAAACTTTGCGGATCATTTGTATGACCATGCTGCACCAGCAATTTTGTCTTGGATTATAGAAGGTGCAGAAAAAGCTATCAAAGCGAACTTCAAAACAAAAGTACCAACTGCGGTATCATCTTCCGTCAAAGCCTATCGTGAGGCAAATGATTGGTTAGGACACTTCCTTAGTGACTGCTGTCAAGTTGGTGATCAGTTGACAGAAAAATCAGGAGAATTATACAGTCAGTATCGTGCCTATTGCGCCAAAAACATGGAGTACACACGAAGTACGACCGATTTTTATTCTGCTCTTGATCAGGCAGGTTTTAAACGAAAACGGACAAGTAAAGGGAACTTCATTCTTGGTTTGAAATTGGTTGATGATGGTTATGATTTCTTAGATTAA
- the metK gene encoding methionine adenosyltransferase, with the protein MIISSEQVSVGHPDKICDQISDAILMECLKYDKSSRVAVETLIKDNQVVVAGEVSTKHFFNLEGIIENVLEPYGMTDVVVTNLLGIQSPDIAQGVNKGGAGDQGIMFGYATDETPEYLPLPYVLATRVLEKLMSLGHPLLGKDAKAQVSYDYERKRIDTFLVSIQHAETADLAKVKRIVREAMMAVALRYRQNLDFKVLVNPTGRFVLGGSFADAGVTGRKIVADTYGGFAHHGGGAFSGKDPSKVDRSAAYMARKIAKDIVREGYTKRCEVQLAYAIGVAEPVSVYVETFGTSRYTAKQLEGMIRERYDLTPRGIIKELHLLDVDYTKISCFGHFTKANLPWEK; encoded by the coding sequence ATGATTATTTCTAGTGAACAAGTGTCAGTTGGACACCCAGATAAAATCTGTGATCAGATTTCAGATGCCATTTTGATGGAGTGTCTCAAGTATGACAAATCAAGTCGAGTGGCAGTTGAAACCTTAATCAAGGATAACCAAGTTGTTGTGGCTGGAGAAGTATCAACCAAGCACTTCTTTAACCTCGAAGGGATCATCGAAAATGTTTTGGAACCTTACGGCATGACGGATGTTGTGGTAACTAATCTTCTTGGTATTCAAAGTCCGGATATTGCACAAGGTGTGAATAAGGGCGGTGCAGGAGACCAAGGGATTATGTTCGGTTATGCGACAGATGAAACACCTGAGTACCTGCCACTTCCTTATGTCTTAGCAACTCGAGTCCTTGAGAAACTGATGTCACTTGGTCACCCCTTACTTGGAAAGGATGCAAAAGCACAGGTATCCTACGACTATGAGAGGAAACGAATTGATACCTTCTTAGTTTCCATCCAACATGCAGAAACGGCAGACCTAGCCAAAGTGAAACGAATTGTGAGGGAAGCTATGATGGCAGTAGCTCTTCGTTACCGTCAGAATCTAGATTTCAAAGTTTTAGTCAATCCAACTGGTCGCTTTGTTCTTGGTGGTTCATTTGCGGATGCAGGAGTTACTGGACGTAAAATCGTAGCGGATACCTACGGTGGTTTCGCACATCATGGCGGAGGTGCTTTCTCTGGAAAAGACCCAAGCAAGGTTGACCGTTCTGCAGCATACATGGCACGAAAGATTGCTAAGGATATTGTTCGAGAAGGGTATACGAAACGATGTGAGGTACAATTAGCCTACGCCATTGGAGTTGCAGAACCTGTGTCGGTGTATGTAGAAACCTTTGGAACTAGTCGTTACACCGCAAAACAGCTGGAAGGAATGATTCGTGAGCGGTATGATTTAACACCACGAGGTATCATTAAGGAACTTCATCTCTTGGATGTAGACTACACCAAAATATCTTGTTTTGGTCATTTTACGAAAGCAAATCTTCCTTGGGAGAAGTAA
- a CDS encoding DUF2800 domain-containing protein, translating into MTNHAILSASASHRWLNCPPSVRLTEDMPDVNSEFALEGTDAHELCAYLVEKALGRNARDPTEDLACYNHEMQDCAEEYCNYVMEQVEKARGYSRDPTVLVEQRLDFSKWVPEGFGTGDCLIVADGLLQVIDYKHGLGVLVDADHNPQMMCYALGALEMFDGLYDFDKVTMTIFQPRKHNISTFEIEKTELLEWAENVLSPKAELAFKGEGDMQSGKHCQFCKLKNICRKRAEDNLALAKMEFANPATLDNEDIADILPKLDLLISWANDIKAYALNQATDGHPIPGYKLVEGRSARKFSDESAVSQAVIEAGYDPYEKKLLTITAMTKLLGKKTFNDLLGGLVIKPSGNPTLVPIDDSRQEINLAKNEFKEE; encoded by the coding sequence ATGACTAACCACGCCATTCTATCTGCTTCTGCATCACATCGTTGGTTGAACTGCCCACCTTCCGTTCGGTTAACAGAAGATATGCCAGATGTAAACTCTGAGTTTGCCCTTGAAGGTACGGATGCTCACGAGTTATGTGCTTATCTAGTCGAGAAAGCTTTAGGTAGGAATGCGCGTGACCCGACTGAGGATTTAGCATGTTACAATCATGAAATGCAGGATTGCGCAGAAGAATACTGCAATTATGTCATGGAACAAGTCGAGAAAGCCAGAGGCTACTCACGTGACCCTACAGTTCTTGTCGAACAACGACTGGACTTTTCTAAGTGGGTACCTGAAGGATTTGGAACTGGAGATTGCCTTATTGTGGCAGACGGACTTCTTCAGGTTATTGATTATAAGCACGGACTTGGTGTTCTAGTTGATGCAGACCATAACCCACAAATGATGTGTTATGCACTTGGTGCTCTTGAGATGTTTGACGGTCTTTATGATTTTGATAAAGTTACCATGACAATCTTTCAACCACGAAAACATAACATATCTACCTTTGAGATAGAAAAGACTGAGTTGCTTGAATGGGCTGAAAATGTACTCTCTCCAAAAGCTGAACTTGCATTCAAAGGTGAGGGGGATATGCAGTCTGGTAAACACTGCCAATTCTGTAAACTAAAGAATATCTGTCGCAAACGTGCGGAGGATAATTTGGCTCTTGCCAAGATGGAGTTTGCGAATCCAGCTACCCTTGATAACGAGGATATTGCTGATATTTTGCCTAAACTAGACCTGTTGATTTCATGGGCAAATGACATCAAAGCTTATGCTTTAAATCAAGCCACAGATGGACACCCTATCCCAGGATACAAACTGGTTGAAGGTCGCTCTGCTCGTAAATTCTCAGATGAGTCAGCCGTTAGCCAAGCAGTGATTGAAGCAGGCTATGACCCTTATGAGAAGAAACTGCTTACTATCACTGCCATGACTAAGTTACTTGGCAAGAAAACTTTTAACGACCTACTTGGTGGTCTCGTAATAAAACCAAGTGGTAACCCAACACTCGTTCCAATTGACGATAGCCGTCAAGAGATAAACCTAGCAAAAAATGAATTTAAAGAGGAATAA